A single genomic interval of Scatophagus argus isolate fScaArg1 chromosome 22, fScaArg1.pri, whole genome shotgun sequence harbors:
- the gpr19 gene encoding probable G-protein coupled receptor 19: MVYAQASNTVGVNPSLYSPSFTYQMSFNSSERENSTVLATSPTTPLCSLEDSSSCQLNRTSVSYELTSGEVAVLGLVFGVLWLVSILGNALVCLVIHRSRRTQSTTNYFVVSMACADLLTSLGCAPFILLQVASGGWPLSTAACKAVRYLQHLCPGVQVYVLLSISVDRFYTIVYPLSFKVSREKAKKMILASWLFDAAFVSPCIFFYGSTSTGNSHCDFFLPDSWGSIAYAAVHLLFGFLVPVALIMSFYQRVVRYIWRISADGHTVRRTMNIVPRTKVKTIKMFLMLNSVFFLTWTPFFIAQLWHPKESDGPTRQGLLFFAAIAWISFSSTASKPTLYSVYNANFRRGMRETFCMSSMKCYRSNAYTITASSRMAKKNYVGVVDGSVQAKTISKDSVYNTFDREANEKKVAWPTNANPPNTFV; this comes from the coding sequence ATGGTGTATGCCCAGGCATCCAACACAGTTGGTGTCAATCCCTCGCTTTACTCTCCATCATTCACTTATCAGATGTCATTTAACTCTTCTGAGAGGGAAAACTCCACTGTCCTGGCCACCTCACCCACGACTCCCCTCTGCAGCCTCGAGGACTCGTCCTCCTGCCAGCTGAACAGGACCTCCGTCTCCTATGAGCTGACTTCAGGCGAGGTTGCCGTCCTGGGCCTGGTGTTTGGGGTTCTCTGGCTGGTCTCCATCCTGGGAAATGCTCTTGTTTGCCTGGTCATCCACCGGAGCCGACGGACTCAGTCCACCACCAACTACTTTGTGGTGTCTATGGCCTGTGCAGACCTGCTCACGAGCCTGGGCTGCGCACCCTTCATCCTCCTGCAGGTCGCCTCAGGAGGATGGCCGCTGAGCACCGCTGCCTGCAAGGCTGTCCGCTACCTGCAGCACCTCTGCCCAGGTGTGCAGGTCTACGTCCTGCTTTCCATCTCTGTAGACCGCTTCTACACGATCGTCTACCCTCTGAGCTTCAAGGTATCCAGAGAGAAAGCGAAGAAGATGATCCTGGCCTCATGGCTGTTTGACGCAGCCTTTGTGTCACCCTGCATCTTCTTCTATGGTTCAACATCTACAGGCAACAGTCACTGTGACTTTTTCCTTCCAGACAGCTGGGGCAGTATAGCTTATGCAGCAGTTCATCTCCTGTTTGGGTTTCTGGTCCCAGTGGCACTGATCATGTCATTCTACCAGCGGGTGGTTCGCTACATCTGGAGGATCAGCGCTGATGGTCACACGGTACGCCGGACAATGAACATTGTCCCACGGACTAAAGTCAAGACCATCAAGATGTTTCTCATGCTTAATTCGGTTTTCTTCCTCACCTGGACACCCTTCTTCATCGCCCAGCTGTGGCACCCGAAGGAGTCTGATGGACCCACGAGGCAGGGGCTGCTGTTCTTCGCAGCCATCGCATGGATCTCCTTCAGCTCCACGGCGTCCAAGCCAACCCTGTACTCTGTCTACAATGCAAACTTCAGAAGGGGCATGAGGGAGACCTTCTGCATGTCATCCATGAAATGCTACCGCAGTAATGCATACACCATCACTGCAAGCTCCCGGATGGCCAAAAAGAACTACGTCGGGGTGGTGGACGGCTCAGTGCAAGCAAAGACCATCTCAAAGGACTCAGTTTACAACACATTTGACCGAGAGGCAAACGAAAAGAAGGTAGCCTGGCCCACTAATGCCAATcctcccaatacttttgtctaa
- the crebl2 gene encoding cAMP-responsive element-binding protein-like 2 — translation MDDNKMVAGKVKKPGKRGRKPAKIDLKAKLERSRQSARECRARKKLRYQYLEELVSSKERAICALREELEMYKQWCSAMDQGKIPSEIKALLTGDDQKMPQGGGSNKTSKSNKNSVSSSGQG, via the exons ATGGATGATAACAAG ATGGTGGCTGGTAAAGTGAAGAAACCTGGCAAACGAGGCCGCAAACCTGCTAAAATTGACCTGAAGGCCAAACTGGAGCGAAGCCGCCAGAGCGCGAGAGAGTGCAGAGCGAGGAAGAAGCTGAGGTACCAGTACTTGGAGGAGCTGGTTTCCAGTAAGGAGCGAGCCATCTGTGCCCTGCGAGAGGAGCTGGAGATG tacAAGCAGTGGTGTTCAGCCATGGACCAGGGGAAGATCCCCTCAGAGATCAAAGCCTTGCTGACCGGAGACGACCAGAAAATGCCTCAAGGCGGCGGCAGCAACAAGACGTCCAAGAGCAACAAGAACAGCGTGAGCAGCAGCGGTCAGGGCTGA